From the genome of Blautia pseudococcoides, one region includes:
- a CDS encoding lantibiotic protection ABC transporter ATP-binding protein — translation MNMILKTTNLCKSFSGQTAVNNISLNIEKNSVYGLLGPNGAGKSTTLKMITGILKPTSGSIEFDGHAWKRSDLNHIGALIEMPPLYENLTAYENLKVRSTLLGLTDNRIEEVLQIVRLTETGRKRAGQFSLGMKQRLGIAIALLNSPKLLILDEPTNGLDPVGIEELRELIRSFPEKGITVILSSHILSEVQQTADHIGIIAGGVLGYEGRLNANENLERLFMDVVKSNHREG, via the coding sequence ATGAATATGATTTTAAAAACAACAAATCTCTGCAAATCATTCAGCGGGCAGACAGCCGTAAATAACATATCGCTGAACATTGAAAAAAATTCCGTCTATGGATTGTTAGGACCAAACGGAGCCGGAAAATCCACAACACTCAAAATGATAACAGGCATTTTGAAGCCCACATCTGGGAGCATTGAGTTTGACGGCCACGCATGGAAGCGGAGCGACTTAAACCATATTGGAGCATTGATTGAAATGCCGCCGCTTTATGAGAATTTAACCGCCTATGAAAATCTGAAAGTTAGGTCAACCCTTTTAGGGCTGACAGACAATAGGATTGAGGAAGTGCTTCAAATCGTCCGGCTGACAGAAACAGGCAGAAAAAGAGCCGGACAGTTTTCTCTTGGAATGAAGCAGCGGCTTGGAATTGCAATTGCATTATTAAATAGTCCGAAGCTGCTTATTCTTGACGAGCCTACAAACGGTCTTGACCCGGTGGGGATTGAAGAACTTAGGGAGCTTATCCGTTCATTTCCGGAAAAGGGAATTACCGTTATTTTATCCAGTCATATTCTTTCCGAGGTACAACAGACCGCCGATCATATCGGCATTATTGCGGGCGGTGTCTTAGGCTATGAGGGGAGACTTAATGCGAATGAAAATTTGGAACGGCTTTTTATGGACGTTGTGAAAAGCAATCACAGGGAGGGCTAA
- a CDS encoding sensor histidine kinase has translation MVHRLIPMKKQLMFYILQLVLGLVIVGMGWLFITNILICAKIVIPANYSENILKENSAKLSTLDKVTSDFLPIGCEFAVFDFNNNKKYGNMSSINEQHALNVILGNENNIQGNKIYSVIFREKEICVVKYNMRPYFNLTKRNLQLPNYDIISYAVMLIVYVIYVYISTFRLVKNWGKEFEKIKKITLEIENGNLDFEYCSSKVKEFSNAIDSLIRMRDALKDTLYSNWKMEYEKNEEIGALAHDIKIPLTIIKGNTELVLDYNSDSYNFLHLRNVLEAAEKIEKYLVVLLQYVKAKKIENNKRERIDCDTFSERICLEVKKYTANLHTKFEFSVDHVSGMIYIDYFSIERAIFNIIDNAIEYKVEDDKILCHTMLEDGMYTISVSNSCGQFDKEVLANATKLFYTSDKNRNTLHYGIGLAYVQRVVETNNGYMSIFNSDKLGATVKIQLPIISKENS, from the coding sequence ATGGTGCATAGATTAATACCTATGAAGAAACAGTTAATGTTCTATATATTACAGTTAGTATTAGGATTGGTAATAGTAGGTATGGGATGGCTATTTATCACAAATATATTGATATGTGCCAAGATAGTTATTCCTGCAAATTATAGTGAAAATATATTAAAAGAAAATAGTGCTAAATTATCAACTTTGGATAAAGTTACATCAGATTTTTTGCCAATCGGATGCGAATTTGCTGTATTTGATTTTAATAATAATAAAAAATATGGAAATATGAGTTCGATTAATGAACAACATGCTTTGAACGTTATTCTTGGAAACGAGAATAATATCCAAGGAAATAAGATTTATTCAGTGATATTTAGGGAAAAAGAAATTTGTGTAGTTAAATATAATATGCGACCTTATTTCAATTTGACGAAAAGAAATTTGCAACTTCCCAATTACGATATTATTTCCTATGCAGTTATGCTAATAGTGTATGTTATATATGTTTATATTTCTACATTCAGGCTAGTAAAAAATTGGGGAAAGGAGTTTGAAAAAATCAAAAAAATAACTTTAGAGATTGAAAATGGGAATTTAGATTTTGAATATTGTTCTAGTAAAGTAAAAGAGTTTTCTAACGCTATAGATTCCTTAATAAGAATGAGAGATGCTTTAAAAGATACATTATATTCGAATTGGAAAATGGAATATGAAAAAAATGAAGAGATAGGTGCCTTGGCACATGATATTAAAATTCCATTAACTATTATTAAGGGAAATACGGAATTAGTATTAGATTACAATTCTGATTCATACAATTTTTTACATTTGAGAAATGTGCTAGAGGCGGCTGAAAAAATAGAAAAATATCTTGTAGTGCTTCTTCAATATGTCAAAGCTAAAAAAATAGAAAATAATAAAAGGGAACGAATTGATTGCGATACGTTTTCCGAAAGGATTTGTCTTGAAGTGAAAAAGTACACAGCTAATTTACATACAAAATTTGAATTTTCAGTTGACCATGTTAGCGGCATGATTTATATAGATTACTTTTCTATAGAAAGGGCCATATTTAATATCATAGATAATGCGATTGAGTATAAAGTCGAAGATGATAAGATTTTATGTCATACGATGCTAGAGGATGGAATGTATACTATTTCTGTATCAAATAGTTGTGGACAATTTGACAAGGAAGTTTTAGCGAATGCTACTAAATTATTTTATACATCAGATAAAAATAGAAATACATTACACTACGGAATTGGATTGGCATATGTACAAAGAGTCGTTGAAACGAACAATGGATATATGAGTATATTTAATTCAGATAAATTGGGTGCGACAGTAAAAATTCAGTTACCGATAATATCAAAAGAAAATAGTTGA
- a CDS encoding gallidermin/nisin family lantibiotic: protein MAKFDDFDLDVTKTAAGEGGVEPRITSKSLCTPGCVTGILMTCPVQTATCGCQITGK from the coding sequence ATGGCAAAATTTGATGATTTCGATCTGGATGTAACAAAGACAGCAGCAGGGGAAGGCGGAGTAGAACCGCGAATCACAAGTAAGTCCCTGTGTACACCGGGTTGCGTGACGGGAATCCTGATGACCTGTCCGGTTCAGACAGCAACCTGCGGATGCCAGATTACTGGTAAATAA
- a CDS encoding lantibiotic dehydratase — translation MKKLFYDIGEFMYRRPTEYKSQIDFSEHEVKLICSNPAFREKVNIASPSLVEMMDIYMKNPKQLSEKKSNGLNISLLKYLIRSKERTTPFGLFTGVGTGCFSKSEKFPILMTKTEKKVNVDSEWLFGLVNIVEKNYAEKLEFKFNDACYIKGNRVILVYSTEKDAEEISIRFTKVFKVLFDKIKDYERYEKFIEILSSEYPSTSMKKIKLYINELISKGFLISNLRPSFSNADPLMYFIKQCERMEITDICEKANEIYKMCEDYSKTDIGNGIIKYNAIKTKMQTLYKCSSYLQVDTVIGGGDFQLNQDISKAICEVASLFVYLSNSPKKQHGYLEHYRNKFIEKYGIDREVPLLEMIDSSNGIGAPTPYLKPQNDFYDEYNTKDNYKYELKNYFLVEYEKALANNSYIDINMETLQKITDCTVQEEEIPISLELYFILKVEDGKVSLNLSPNCGSFVAGKTFGRFSVQSDNFANVLKKCNKEERKIRSPHSEICEISFLPSPTRNGNIVRTLSFREKETAVFTCGSKDKKDIVSLNDIYIGIFNEKFYARDKKTGKLIIFESNNMYNPMLNPNVFRFLQDISYEGKREWSEFPWSYIYADLRHIPTIKYKGIVLQNEKWKVNIQELELLKKDFESFKEKFLALIIGRNMPLNIYIVDADNRIRLNLATDLSMRIVYDEFKKHKDSDLVFEKVENGSDIIYDDGKTYATEIVVPLFRKNKEELSLIPLSQKTYTREQHMILPFNNWLYLKLYCNENREEELIAFYIMDFYESLKEKYGISYFYMRYADPKPHIRLRLHATRELLLQVYPQILKWYSELFSDQIVGDMTISVYDREIERYGGALLMDTAEKVFFEDSYIVENILRLKRLGKISLNLDDVAVVSIIMYVSQFYNKYEEQLQFLSINYHSSDFISEFKKKKDNLLRICDIENEWNNLNSMKDGKVVYELMWRRCKVISEYSEKIRKINPDPMFKNSIVASVIHLHCNRLIGTNRELERKLMAFAESVLYAKKYVMRRIEVNGKK, via the coding sequence ATGAAAAAATTATTTTATGACATTGGAGAATTTATGTATCGCAGACCGACTGAGTATAAGTCTCAAATTGACTTTTCCGAACATGAGGTTAAGTTAATATGTAGCAATCCTGCATTTAGGGAAAAAGTAAATATTGCAAGTCCTTCATTGGTGGAAATGATGGATATATATATGAAAAATCCTAAACAATTATCAGAAAAGAAATCAAATGGATTAAATATTTCTTTATTGAAATATTTAATCCGGAGTAAAGAAAGGACTACTCCGTTTGGCTTGTTTACAGGTGTTGGAACTGGCTGCTTTAGCAAAAGTGAAAAATTCCCCATATTGATGACGAAGACAGAAAAAAAAGTTAATGTTGATTCTGAATGGTTATTTGGACTAGTAAATATTGTAGAAAAAAATTATGCTGAGAAATTGGAATTTAAGTTTAATGACGCATGTTATATAAAAGGCAATAGAGTTATATTAGTATACTCAACTGAAAAAGATGCAGAAGAAATCAGTATTCGATTTACAAAAGTTTTTAAGGTACTTTTTGATAAAATTAAGGATTACGAAAGATATGAAAAATTCATTGAAATACTTAGTTCTGAATATCCGAGTACTTCAATGAAGAAAATCAAATTGTATATAAATGAACTGATTTCTAAAGGTTTTTTGATTTCTAATTTGAGACCATCGTTTAGCAATGCAGATCCGCTAATGTACTTTATCAAGCAGTGTGAGCGAATGGAAATTACAGATATATGTGAAAAGGCTAATGAAATATATAAAATGTGTGAGGATTATAGCAAAACAGATATTGGTAATGGGATAATTAAGTATAATGCGATAAAAACAAAAATGCAGACATTATATAAATGCTCATCATATTTACAAGTGGATACTGTTATAGGTGGAGGCGACTTTCAACTTAATCAAGACATTTCCAAGGCAATATGTGAAGTGGCAAGTCTATTTGTGTATCTTAGTAATAGTCCTAAGAAACAACATGGTTATTTAGAACATTATAGAAATAAATTTATTGAAAAATATGGAATAGATCGGGAAGTACCTTTATTGGAAATGATTGATTCTAGTAATGGTATTGGAGCTCCAACACCATACTTAAAGCCACAAAATGATTTTTACGATGAGTACAATACAAAAGACAATTATAAATATGAACTAAAAAATTATTTTTTGGTGGAGTATGAAAAAGCTTTGGCTAATAATTCATACATTGATATTAATATGGAGACTCTTCAAAAAATAACAGATTGTACCGTGCAAGAAGAAGAAATCCCTATTTCTTTAGAATTATATTTTATTTTGAAAGTAGAAGATGGAAAAGTGAGTCTTAATCTAAGTCCTAATTGTGGCTCATTTGTGGCAGGTAAAACTTTTGGTAGGTTCTCCGTACAGTCTGACAATTTTGCAAATGTTTTAAAGAAATGTAACAAAGAAGAAAGAAAAATTCGTAGTCCGCATAGTGAAATTTGTGAAATAAGTTTTTTGCCTTCTCCAACGAGAAATGGAAATATTGTAAGAACATTATCGTTTAGAGAGAAAGAAACTGCCGTTTTTACCTGTGGCAGCAAGGATAAAAAAGACATTGTTAGTCTTAATGATATTTATATAGGAATATTTAACGAAAAGTTTTATGCAAGGGATAAAAAGACTGGGAAACTGATTATTTTCGAATCAAACAATATGTATAATCCGATGCTTAATCCCAATGTTTTTAGGTTTTTGCAGGATATTTCTTATGAAGGAAAAAGGGAGTGGTCTGAGTTCCCATGGAGTTATATCTATGCAGATTTGAGACATATTCCAACAATAAAGTATAAAGGAATTGTACTCCAAAATGAAAAATGGAAAGTTAATATACAAGAACTTGAATTACTCAAAAAGGATTTTGAAAGTTTTAAAGAAAAATTTTTAGCATTGATTATTGGCCGCAACATGCCTTTGAATATTTATATTGTTGATGCAGATAACCGTATTAGACTTAATCTGGCAACAGATTTATCGATGCGGATTGTTTATGACGAATTTAAGAAGCATAAGGATAGTGATTTGGTTTTTGAAAAAGTAGAAAATGGTTCAGATATTATTTATGATGATGGGAAAACGTATGCAACGGAAATAGTTGTTCCGCTTTTCAGGAAAAATAAAGAAGAACTATCATTAATTCCATTATCCCAAAAGACGTATACCAGAGAGCAGCATATGATTTTGCCATTTAATAACTGGCTTTATTTAAAATTGTATTGTAATGAGAATCGAGAGGAGGAATTAATTGCATTTTATATTATGGATTTTTATGAATCATTAAAGGAAAAATATGGTATTTCATATTTTTATATGCGTTATGCTGATCCGAAGCCACATATAAGATTGCGATTACATGCAACAAGAGAATTGCTATTGCAAGTCTATCCACAAATCTTGAAATGGTACTCAGAATTGTTCTCAGATCAGATAGTAGGGGATATGACTATTTCTGTATATGATCGAGAAATTGAAAGATATGGAGGGGCATTGTTGATGGATACTGCGGAAAAGGTATTTTTTGAAGATAGTTATATTGTTGAAAACATACTGCGTTTAAAACGTTTGGGGAAAATATCTTTAAATTTGGATGATGTTGCTGTTGTTTCCATCATAATGTATGTTTCGCAGTTCTATAATAAATATGAAGAGCAATTGCAGTTTTTGTCAATCAATTATCATTCTTCCGATTTTATAAGCGAATTCAAGAAGAAAAAAGATAATCTATTAAGAATTTGCGATATTGAAAATGAATGGAATAATCTAAATAGCATGAAAGACGGTAAAGTTGTTTATGAACTTATGTGGCGAAGATGTAAAGTAATTAGCGAGTATAGTGAAAAAATTAGGAAGATTAATCCAGATCCGATGTTTAAAAATAGTATTGTTGCAAGTGTTATTCATTTACATTGCAATAGATTGATTGGTACAAATCGTGAATTAGAAAGGAAGCTGATGGCATTTGCAGAAAGTGTGTTATATGCAAAAAAATATGTAATGAGAAGGATTGAAGTCAATGGAAAGAAATAG
- a CDS encoding gallidermin/nisin family lantibiotic has protein sequence MAKFDDFDLDVTRMESGNNKTQPRITSISLCTSGCKTAFFGTCSFTKDK, from the coding sequence ATGGCAAAATTTGATGATTTCGATCTGGATGTAACAAGGATGGAATCAGGAAATAATAAAACGCAGCCAAGAATTACAAGCATTAGCTTATGTACTTCCGGTTGTAAAACAGCCTTTTTTGGGACATGTTCATTTACAAAAGACAAATAA
- a CDS encoding response regulator transcription factor: MSKILVIDDDKKILELVYEVLMREGYDVETKEYIENINIAEFEKFDLILLDIMMPVFDGFEILKKIKCIISCPVIFLSAKSSEDAKVKGLMEGADDYITKPFSIKELVARIKVALRRNTNIKEDKVEVDGLVFDLNTNSIALDNKTIILTKNEFRICKILVQNQGQTFSKDMLYDFLYDLDTDTQLRTITEYIYSIRKKFKRFEKDPIKTVWGIGYRWCID; encoded by the coding sequence ATGTCAAAAATACTTGTTATTGATGATGATAAAAAAATACTGGAATTAGTATATGAGGTATTGATGCGAGAAGGGTACGATGTAGAAACAAAAGAGTATATTGAAAATATAAATATAGCGGAATTTGAAAAATTCGATCTCATTTTACTTGATATTATGATGCCAGTATTTGATGGATTTGAAATCCTAAAAAAAATAAAGTGTATTATTTCGTGCCCAGTAATTTTTCTTTCCGCAAAATCTAGCGAAGATGCAAAGGTAAAAGGATTGATGGAAGGCGCGGATGATTATATAACAAAGCCATTTAGCATAAAAGAATTGGTGGCTAGAATAAAAGTTGCGCTAAGAAGAAATACGAATATTAAAGAAGATAAAGTAGAAGTTGATGGATTAGTATTTGATTTAAATACAAATTCTATTGCACTAGATAATAAAACTATTATCTTGACTAAGAATGAATTTAGAATATGTAAAATTCTTGTACAAAATCAAGGGCAAACTTTTTCAAAGGATATGTTATATGATTTTTTATATGATTTGGATACGGATACTCAATTAAGAACAATCACGGAATACATTTATTCAATACGGAAGAAATTCAAACGTTTTGAAAAAGATCCAATAAAAACTGTATGGGGGATTGGTTATAGATGGTGCATAGATTAA
- a CDS encoding gallidermin/nisin family lantibiotic: protein MAKFDDFDLDVTKTAAGEGGVEPRITSKSLCTPGCVTGILMTCPVQTATCGCQITGK from the coding sequence ATGGCAAAATTTGATGATTTCGATCTGGATGTAACAAAGACAGCAGCAGGGGAAGGCGGAGTAGAACCGCGAATCACAAGTAAGTCCCTGTGTACACCGGGTTGTGTGACGGGAATCCTGATGACCTGTCCGGTTCAGACAGCAACCTGCGGATGCCAGATTACTGGTAAATAA
- a CDS encoding sensor histidine kinase — MGMKKTTSLKASFWKFLCMLLIGLIGAVAIPFSLILAGTSTGLITYADYSERSAKNLAPVIAATPDLTDVQLPMGCKYLVLDKNYQVTETTLGGDDLDRAMEYAISGKINTNLNKQYLLVTRENEYVVLQYYIGSQFTNEWLYEHFPSPEILLYILITINCITVCVILTAKFAKNMRAQLSPLFEATRQVAGQNLDFEVGHSKIKEFEDVLCSFANMKDNLKISLEKQWHAEQLQREQIAALAHDLKTPLTVIQGNIDLISETELNEEQKLYARYITESSEQMFTYIKLLIDLSRVLGGYQLKIEEVNVDEYIQHIKMQVKSLCDFGKIHLQMKILSMPKSLKIDILLMDRAILNVVDNALEHSSKGGTLYIEVRIEEKYLVISIIDEGIGFSREALRYAQDKFFMDDHSRSSRMHFGMGLYITESIMKQHGGCLVLENSLQTHGAKVSMKLPCD; from the coding sequence ATGGGAATGAAGAAAACAACATCATTGAAAGCGTCTTTTTGGAAATTCTTATGTATGCTACTGATTGGACTAATAGGTGCGGTGGCGATACCATTCAGTCTTATTTTAGCCGGAACCAGTACGGGACTTATTACCTATGCGGATTATTCAGAACGCAGCGCAAAAAACCTTGCTCCTGTTATTGCTGCAACGCCGGATTTGACAGACGTGCAGCTTCCTATGGGTTGCAAGTATTTGGTACTGGATAAGAATTATCAAGTGACTGAAACGACCTTAGGGGGCGACGATTTAGACCGGGCTATGGAGTATGCAATATCCGGGAAGATAAATACAAACCTCAACAAACAGTATTTGCTTGTGACCCGCGAAAATGAATATGTGGTGCTGCAATATTATATAGGCTCACAGTTTACAAATGAATGGCTTTATGAGCATTTCCCCTCACCGGAAATTCTGCTTTATATTCTTATAACAATCAACTGTATTACAGTATGCGTGATATTAACAGCGAAGTTTGCAAAAAATATGCGGGCGCAGCTTTCCCCGCTTTTTGAAGCAACAAGGCAGGTTGCGGGACAAAATCTTGATTTTGAAGTAGGACATTCAAAAATCAAAGAATTTGAGGACGTACTTTGTTCTTTTGCGAATATGAAAGATAATCTGAAAATATCTTTAGAGAAACAATGGCACGCGGAACAATTACAAAGAGAACAGATTGCAGCACTCGCTCACGATTTGAAAACACCTTTGACCGTCATTCAAGGAAATATTGATTTGATAAGTGAAACAGAACTCAATGAGGAACAAAAGTTATATGCAAGGTATATTACAGAAAGTTCAGAGCAAATGTTCACTTACATTAAATTGCTAATTGATCTTTCTAGGGTATTAGGTGGTTATCAGTTAAAAATAGAAGAGGTAAATGTTGATGAATATATACAGCATATAAAAATGCAAGTAAAATCTTTATGTGATTTTGGAAAGATTCATTTACAAATGAAAATATTATCTATGCCTAAAAGCCTGAAAATTGATATATTATTAATGGATCGAGCAATACTGAATGTTGTGGATAATGCGCTAGAACATTCTTCAAAAGGAGGAACACTTTATATTGAAGTTCGAATTGAAGAAAAATATCTGGTGATTTCCATAATTGATGAAGGGATTGGTTTTTCTAGGGAAGCATTGAGATATGCTCAAGATAAATTTTTCATGGATGATCATAGTAGAAGTTCTCGAATGCATTTTGGAATGGGATTATATATTACCGAGTCGATTATGAAACAACATGGGGGGTGCCTTGTTTTAGAAAATTCTCTCCAAACACATGGAGCAAAAGTAAGCATGAAACTGCCATGTGATTAG
- a CDS encoding lantibiotic immunity ABC transporter MutG family permease subunit, whose translation MGFLGAVRSELIKVKHTSFGVIHLCVPVLGALLFIVYYVLYGNTADYKKLKMILELTATIFPLLISVVVSLNVLLEEKASHFQILLGVPNRYKVVLTKLAVLYGAGITALFCLFLVFLLGVHFLRIDDTVQLSMLVKAAAGMAFCNLIIYALHLFLSFRFGLGISLFWGVFESLQCILYSNIELKGVGRYIPFAWSMNWVHDVMNNVLSTHGTEWIGIAVLTMGGVLLTLLWFSHWEGRKNYE comes from the coding sequence ATGGGCTTTCTTGGGGCGGTTCGTTCCGAACTAATAAAAGTAAAGCATACGTCCTTTGGGGTAATTCATTTATGCGTACCTGTTCTTGGGGCGTTACTGTTTATTGTTTACTATGTCCTATATGGAAACACAGCGGATTACAAAAAACTAAAAATGATATTAGAGCTTACGGCGACTATTTTCCCTTTGCTGATAAGTGTTGTTGTGAGCTTGAATGTCTTATTGGAAGAAAAGGCTTCACACTTTCAAATATTGCTCGGAGTGCCTAACCGGTATAAAGTTGTACTGACAAAATTAGCCGTTTTATATGGAGCAGGAATAACCGCGCTGTTTTGTCTATTCCTTGTCTTTCTGCTCGGCGTTCATTTTTTGAGAATAGATGATACCGTACAACTTAGTATGTTAGTCAAAGCAGCCGCAGGAATGGCATTTTGTAATTTAATTATTTATGCGCTGCACTTATTCCTTAGCTTTCGATTTGGACTGGGTATCTCATTGTTTTGGGGAGTATTTGAAAGTCTGCAATGTATTCTATACAGTAATATCGAATTAAAAGGTGTAGGGCGATATATCCCCTTTGCATGGTCTATGAACTGGGTGCATGATGTTATGAACAACGTGCTGTCCACTCATGGGACAGAATGGATAGGAATTGCTGTATTGACAATGGGCGGTGTATTATTAACTTTACTATGGTTTTCTCATTGGGAGGGACGAAAAAATTATGAATAA
- a CDS encoding response regulator transcription factor, with product MAAILMIDDERAILELVKNGLQKDGHFVTAYTSAAQVPLDKLNRYDLIILDIMMPDIDGFSYCDKIRSLVDCPILFLTAKTMEHDITFGLGLGADDYLTKPFRIAELRARVNAHLRREHRERHTALTFDRIKIDLSAKELRVDNTPVALTKSEYLICEYLARNKGQVFSKEQIYEAVFSLEGDSDNSTISTHIKNIRAKLNKLDIQPIATVWGIGYKWE from the coding sequence ATGGCAGCGATCCTTATGATTGATGATGAACGGGCTATTTTAGAGCTTGTCAAAAATGGGCTGCAAAAGGACGGGCATTTCGTGACCGCTTATACCTCTGCTGCACAGGTACCGCTTGATAAGCTGAACAGATATGACTTGATTATACTGGATATTATGATGCCGGATATAGACGGCTTTTCCTATTGTGATAAAATCCGTTCCCTTGTGGACTGCCCTATTCTTTTTCTGACAGCAAAGACAATGGAGCATGACATCACATTTGGGCTTGGTCTGGGCGCAGACGACTATCTGACAAAACCATTCCGCATTGCAGAATTGCGGGCGAGGGTAAATGCCCACTTACGGCGTGAACACAGGGAACGACATACCGCACTTACCTTTGACCGGATAAAAATTGATTTGTCTGCAAAAGAATTACGGGTAGATAACACGCCCGTTGCCTTAACCAAAAGCGAATATCTGATTTGTGAATATCTTGCAAGGAACAAAGGACAGGTATTTTCAAAAGAACAGATTTACGAAGCTGTTTTCAGCTTAGAGGGCGACAGTGATAATTCTACGATTTCTACTCATATCAAGAATATCCGGGCAAAATTGAACAAACTGGATATTCAGCCGATAGCGACAGTCTGGGGGATTGGATATAAATGGGAATGA
- a CDS encoding NisI/SpaI family lantibiotic immunity lipoprotein codes for MNKNKKIVIFLLFTFIVCVALAGCSLQDRIEEYSSDKEQCYLNTESVTRFSYKGNDYTILADTVSNGGLGEWIGYIRQLAAIDENGKILLQENVETATFQSLADLAEKAPEASYIIPFLNVYAAPNADDYLIVDVNGGYHKAVISENIKDSDTVFDFKETEKSINGSFEINPENATQLLCGGTVYQVTSEMVSDDKLGSYIDILAESVTFDTETKIPLSKEDLSNVDWYGENTGQGREYWFYTDVYEIYGTDKAEAVAVKINNNYYIAKRQ; via the coding sequence ATGAATAAAAACAAAAAAATAGTTATATTTCTGCTGTTTACCTTTATCGTTTGTGTGGCTCTTGCAGGCTGTTCTTTACAGGACAGAATCGAAGAATATTCCAGTGACAAAGAACAATGCTATTTGAATACGGAAAGCGTAACACGTTTTTCCTATAAGGGTAACGATTACACCATTTTGGCAGATACCGTATCAAATGGTGGGCTTGGAGAATGGATTGGATATATCCGGCAGCTTGCCGCCATAGATGAGAACGGAAAAATATTGCTGCAAGAAAATGTTGAAACGGCGACTTTTCAATCCTTAGCGGATTTGGCAGAGAAAGCACCAGAAGCCTCTTACATTATTCCGTTTCTCAATGTATATGCAGCACCTAACGCAGACGATTATCTGATTGTAGATGTAAACGGAGGGTATCATAAAGCTGTTATCAGCGAGAATATCAAGGATAGCGATACTGTTTTTGATTTTAAGGAAACAGAAAAATCTATAAACGGCAGCTTTGAAATCAATCCAGAAAATGCGACACAGCTTCTTTGTGGCGGGACGGTTTATCAAGTAACGTCTGAAATGGTATCTGATGATAAATTAGGCAGCTACATTGATATTCTTGCAGAAAGTGTTACATTTGACACAGAAACGAAAATCCCTTTGTCAAAGGAAGATTTAAGCAATGTTGACTGGTACGGGGAGAATACCGGACAGGGGCGGGAGTATTGGTTTTACACAGATGTCTATGAGATTTACGGAACCGATAAAGCGGAAGCGGTTGCGGTCAAGATAAATAATAACTACTATATTGCAAAGCGGCAATGA
- a CDS encoding lantibiotic immunity ABC transporter MutE/EpiE family permease subunit — translation MNYLKSEHLKFKRTISNKLLFIIPLITAIFAWIVGGFIGFQYITLYWWYAFLLPGAIAILCSLSHRKEESAGKYYSVFSMPLNLSKFEMAKGMILIEKLLVAGVFLALLISISNIISPATAVYSVPQSMAGSIAIVIASVWQIPLCLYLARKIGLFVPIMLNTVLGIFLPILLGNTAVWWLMPYCWAAKLAEPLMGIELNGTFAGNSGFSCTIFISVALSIFLFIVLSFVDAKDFAKGGR, via the coding sequence ATGAATTACTTAAAATCAGAGCATTTGAAATTCAAAAGGACAATATCAAACAAGCTGCTTTTCATCATTCCGCTAATCACAGCTATTTTTGCATGGATAGTGGGAGGTTTTATCGGGTTTCAATATATAACGCTTTACTGGTGGTATGCGTTCCTGCTTCCGGGAGCAATCGCAATCTTATGTTCCTTATCACACCGGAAAGAAGAAAGTGCGGGGAAATATTATTCTGTATTTTCTATGCCCTTGAACCTTTCAAAATTTGAAATGGCAAAAGGAATGATTTTGATTGAAAAGCTGCTTGTGGCAGGAGTATTTTTAGCATTGCTTATCTCAATCAGCAATATCATTTCCCCGGCAACAGCGGTATATTCTGTTCCGCAGAGTATGGCAGGCAGTATAGCGATTGTGATAGCGTCCGTCTGGCAAATCCCATTGTGCCTGTACCTTGCGCGTAAAATAGGACTTTTTGTACCGATAATGCTAAATACTGTACTTGGGATATTTCTTCCTATCCTGTTAGGAAACACAGCCGTTTGGTGGCTCATGCCGTATTGTTGGGCGGCGAAGCTGGCGGAGCCGCTTATGGGGATTGAATTAAACGGAACTTTTGCGGGAAATTCCGGTTTTTCTTGTACCATTTTTATCTCTGTCGCACTATCAATATTCTTATTCATTGTCTTATCTTTTGTAGACGCGAAGGACTTTGCAAAAGGAGGTAGATAA